The Zeugodacus cucurbitae isolate PBARC_wt_2022May chromosome 4, idZeuCucr1.2, whole genome shotgun sequence genome includes the window agaggtaacttgtgcggcaatcagcttaaagtattgtttttgtcctttatgctatttttttatattaatgtagtgtattaaataatattacaatttactgcataattaacgcaatttttttttttaattcgttacaaagtctaaaaaagtatctcccctggcttgtcccattggtactttttatttaactttcggacaatacatatatttttgtatgagattaaatttaataaattcaatcggaagtaaaataattaaaattaagtattgttaaataaaaaaataaaattattttgtttatttcatataatatttaaaattaacttgtGTCCCGacttttttatgtatctaccctgccaaatGGCAAAATAACTGCCAAGGGAAAGAGTTAGAAACCAGGGGAGatactattcatcatgacacccgggcaggaagtcgtgagctgcttgagtcttgatactttcttgcgtaaacttctgaacatgaccccatccccacctccagccattaccagcatcaacaaaaccaaaaatattagcctcgcTATCCAATGaagaatcgctcttaccaacagatgcAAGTTTTGACTGAGTGGACATTTAAATgctaaagtcctctctcaatgaaccaaaaccaaactctacaaatcccttatcatccccgtcctgctttatggtgcagaagcatggacgatgtcaacatccatacgccaaatgtatatacatatgtgtatataaataagatcgggttggccagactctccccatgccaaatcttcttttgaaagggcagatgatatattacgtctttaaaaagtcagaaatgtttttgaaagatcttaagattttatatttaatatttgtttcgtttatttaggataaagagtgaatttattgatttggtaTTTTAAGTGTATGGTTTATTTATCCGAAAAAGAGAGTACGTTTAATTTgttatactattttaaattaattttttgtttttggtaaaataattatctaccataaactttacgtctctcccctgaccgatgtatttaccctgctcgtcgaaaaagtaataaaatatgtattaagtgacttgcccttacgtgagaagataaataaaagggacaaaaatcataatacagaggtttcatgaaaaaaatccaaagtttttctttggccgttttctctatgcaattgaaacctcttatcgtagaatcacccatatagaATCCATAACTTGAAATACAAGCACAAAAATTCAGATTTATGgactagcaattttttttagaatcttTTGGTATTATCGAACCCGAAAAATCTTTTTgctttatgaaattttgaaaattatggaATATTTCAGTAGGAAATTTTTAAGCTGTCTGTTAAATGCTGAGGAAATTACATCTTAGAGTAGGAAGTTTGAAATTATCACATTGCacacaataatattttgaacaGATTTGGCATTTTTTCAACGATAGAAAGAGTTTGGTGTTAATATTGCAAAGagattagaaaatatatttcaattaacgcatttttaaacattaatatattaaaaggtgagggaattataatattattatttaaaataacaaaaaggtCTTCCATTTGTTATTCATTTGCACAcacattcgaaaaaaaatttaatttaaatattaatattgcgatatatttatagatttgttaatttttctttgtaattATGAATCTCTAATAACTTTCTATATtctcatattttcatttaatatatttataacgcTTTgagctttaaaatttatttcaatataaaattgtaacaatttttataGAGCATATTAAACACATCTCACATAAAAGCAACTAAAATTCGATGATTTATCGTtagtgtattattttttataatttatattctataaacatttaaatataaataaccgatttgtctACAACTTTAAAAGGGTGGTTTCTTTTCAACATACTTGCATGTAACGCGTCGCCGTCACACACACGTTGCtgcttttattgctgttgcGCCGCCGTTGCGTCAACACTTGCAGACGTTAAGCGCACGTTATTAACACACTAGAAATGTTTCCAAAATTTCTTCTTCacatacacaacaaaaacacaataattattataaatattaatagacGCCTGCTGTTTACTGTTATTCACACCGGTCTTGTACacgcacaaacaacaaaaaatcaattctttAAACAACTTGCAGACGTTTCTATCGCTGCTGCTAATGCTACACTTCACATTTCATTTTCCACACACACCAACTGGCCTTTCCACCCCAAAACACAAACGCTGGGCTTTGCTGGCTGACCCACACCACCACTGCTGGTGGCTGGTGGCTGGTGGCAACACAATACCCAAAACTTGCAACAAATTCGAAATTCTTTAAGGGCGTCCACTCTTTTCAACACAGTAAATTCTagtatttgtattgttgtattttcaAAGCACCTGATTTTGATGGCAATTCCAACTGGAAGAAGGCCTGTCAACAATTTGACAGCAGACGCTAATAATTTCCGCTTTCCGTTTTgtgccacagcaacaacaatgtgctgGCTGTCAACAATGTGTTATTAGGCCTGTCAATTATTCGCACAGAAATGCTTTTCACTGCTTTTGCCACAACAAttgcttttttacttttttcacaaatttttttattttttatttctttggtCACTTTCTGCTTTACCAACAGCGAACTGACTCGAGCATTAACTCCGTTTGACTTGGCGCACGACTTGAAACTGCATTCAAAGTGTTCTTTGTTGGCGTGAAAGACAGATTTTCGAAAGCCAAATAAACGAGCTCATCGAGTTGTTCGAAAGAGCAGCGAGTCAGAGGCTGCAAACAAATACACTTTTATGGCACATGCgcagtttatttgttgttattttcaaattttaacgcGTATGCGTATTAAATGTGCCACACTCCCCACCCACTAATCCCTCCACTCACTGCTCACaggtgtatttgtttgtgtatggTGGGTGAGAGCGCGCAACCCCATGGCTGTTGCGAggttgtgttggtgttgttgtgttaaacatacatacatctttatATAAAATGCTCTCTCTTGAAATCAGTTGAGTACCTGCGCAGTCTTCATATGCgcgaaatttaagatttttaatgAGTGTGTTTATTCGaaaatcattgaatttgacaGGTGTTTGTTGTTCGTGCTTTGTTTAACTGTCAAATTTGCCACTTAACTAGTTCGAAAGATTTGAAAAGGAAGTAGAAACGAGGAAGCAGTGATTTTTGTTGGTGGTGCTTATGTGAGATTTGGGGTGTTAATGTGacctttcaaaattttgaaattctttgaGTTCGACTGTTTTTgaagaatattattaaaaaatgttaccaaaaaaaaattaaaataatattatatataaaaaactacaaaatatatataaaaaaaatataaaaaattaaaaaaaaaattaaataaaacaataaataaataaaaattaaaaaaaagatagaaaataataagaaaaaattataaataaatatagagaaaaataaaaatataaaaaataaaaaatataataataaaaaaaaatatattgaaaataaaatattaaaaatatatgtatctataaaaaaatatttaaaaaataaaaaatataaaaattaaaaaaaattttagagtaaattctgaaatatattaaaaaatatatgtaatatcaaAATCTTAacgaaaaaatagtttaaaaaattaaaaaataataataataattaaaaaataataataataattaaaaaataataataataattaaaaaacaatatgaaagttattaaaataaataatagtgcGAAAAACTCGATAaataaacattacaaaaaaaataaatagaaaaagtatttaataaatgtaaaaaaatatactaaataattatataaaaaataattaaaaaccaatatttgataaaaatataaaaacaattagtaaaaatattttttttattaaaattaagtatttatgtaaattatatatttaaaaatattcatatttaataaaaaaaaatgtacgaaaaatatttagattattaatatacacaaaaaaaaattattaaaaaaacattacaaaaaaaaatgaaagcaaataaaattcaaaacaattattaaaaaagtagttctatataacaataataaaaaaatcatatgttaagaaattatttaaaaaacagaaaaaataataaaaatttagttgaaaaataataaaaataaatacaatataaaaaattataagaaaaaagaattatatactaaaaaaaataaaaaaaaaaaatttaaaaaaaaattaaaaaaaaaaaataaaaaagtataaacaaaatattcaaaaaatattaacaaaaaattaaaattaaaacaaaaaaataaaaattgtctataaaacatgaaaaatactataataaaaaccattataaaaaacatataaaaaatattaaaataaattattaaaaatataaaaaaaaattgaaaaatataaaaaaaatttaaaaaatattaaaaaaaatttaaaaagaacataaaaaataaaaaatattatataaagaatataaaaaaataaaaaattatgtaaacaataaaaataaataaaaaaattatatagagtataaaaaaaataaaaaaaattgtataaagactataaaaaaaaattttaaaaaaacttaaaaaaatatttaaaatatatttacaaaattttaaaatatattaaaaaatattcaatattaataacaataaaatacaacatttttatatatatgaaataatatattgaatagaaatttgattcaattttattttttgatatatttttttacgaaCAAACGAAAGAAATAAAAGTGATGCCTATAAATGGAGAGTAtacttacttatttttaaacgTGTTATTCAAAAGTTATTCAGAAATTTAGATTTCTCATAACcatgttaaaaatttaataaaaccaaattttcagttttttttattttattttctttatttacaaaACTGTCTAGTATATGTTTACCTACCACTTGTGCATTCCAAGTTAtaagtaaataacaaaaaaatatgcaaacaagttTTCGAAGTTACAAACAACTCTCAACCAAATGCTAAGTCTGATGCCATAACGAAGGCATTTCGCTGCGCCAAATATACACACCATATTGAAATACGCTACTCACACATTTCCTAAACGAAAACTTtgcgtatttatatataagaattTAGGAGCAAATACGAAAAGAAATGATAGCATCTGACTTCAACGCCCACTGCGTGCCAACCCAACGTCATACCGAAAGCattctgttgtttttgtattttccttttcctttcaaCTGCGCGCTGTATTATTAATGCAACCCAGACTCAATGACGCCTACGTCTGGCCCATTTATTATTTACTCAAGCGACATGAGTGAGCAAACGCACTGAGACACAACACTTGTACAGCAGCAGTAAGGGATGTAAATGCATATACagttatgtttattatttacatatatatgcatatgctttACAAATTTCCCTGCAtgctttttcgatattttacactaaattgtaaatacataaacaTGCTCATTACAATTATGCTTTTCGCTCGAATTGCTTGACAGCGCACACTGTGTAAGCGCCTTGAAGTATGCAACAGACaaatatgtactcatatattttaagaaatagcGCTGGTCTAAGGTTTGTTTTTGCTCACTACTcgtgtactcgtatatatgttttttgctttaaataacaGTCtgttgatttcaaattttccttgTTTGCTGGAATTTCATTACTCAAGCTAAGTTTAGAAGCAGCTGCCGTCGCTACAAACTTATATCAACTCCTCTGATTTGATTTGACTGACATGTTGCTTTATAAATGTTGGTTTGCAGTGCAAATTCTTGTTGGTTATTTCATTTTAGCAGCATAtgctttgttatttttgttaaaatgtttatttttgttgagtCACAAAGTTTTAAGTCGTCAGTCAAGTGCGCCAACATGACTTTCGAAGTTTCCAACGCTGACGTCAACTTTGTTATGATGGTGGCAGCTTTTATATACCCTTtaatgcatatgtacatttagGACATCgttttttgcatatataaattgttttatatatgcTTTAGCagaaacattttgatattataCTTGTAACAGCAACGTAAAATAATCACTAAAGTTTTGTTAAAATTCTTCAGGTCCTTCCGACTAATTGAACCCGACTGCACGGAAATGTAGAAAAAGCTTCAGCAACGTTTTAATATAGATAAATAGTTATCCAACCTAAATGCTGGTCCCAGAACATCATGTTCACTTCGAAGTATGAAATTCCAATGCTTTACAGCCCCTTTTGtactgcaaaaaataaaaaaaaattatattcaattataaaatcacaaaataaatacacagcACAGGGTGAcagcaattatttatttctatgcttttcaacaaatcaattcgctattttcatcaacaatttaATAATCTATCCTttataatcaacaaaaaataattgatttaaataacaaacaataacttcattcaaatttaaataaaatcccTCACCTATTCCAATGCTAAAATGTCAACTTTTCCAACAGTTGGCAATTGTGTCTGACCATCGTTGTCTAGTTCGCCCCTCAAGCGCCATGAACACTGCCAGCTGTCAAATGTGCTAACCGCAACAGAAATGGTAGCGCATTCATTTTGACAGCACCATGCCTTTGCAACACCCTGTTATCGGCGACGGCATATTCGCGTTTCGTGTGAAGgtttctattaaaatttcacTGCTTTTAAACCACCGATCCAAGCCAATTTATCACCAGCAAAAGCACAATGCATTGTACTATGAGGATTTTATGAAATTCAGTCAGGAAACGAGTAGATAACGTGAAATCTGTGAAGGCGAAAATTCACTGCAACTTTTGCGAACATCGACGAGCGAGGTAAGTTTCAcgaattttctttgttttcaccCGAATGCGCGCGTCACAGAACTGAATTTTTATTCGGATTCCACCTCCCTGGCATGTTGCTGAGCGGTGAAAATACACAGCGCTGTTGTTGTATTGGAAAATGTTGCCGCGACATGTAGCTACGCAGGGTGAGTTTCGTTGCGCAGACGCGGTAAAACATGTTGCCAATAACAGTGCAATAACTAGGTGGGGGCTAATGGGTAGTGTAACCCCCAACAGCTGATATTGCTGTATAAGATGAAAgcaaaatgtgataaaaatgtcTAAATGACCTTATTTCGTGTttatttcagcaaaaattcaacGCATTTAACTTACACGGCCCCCTAAAGCATGGCCAATACCAAAGAAACCAAATATGTCACCGAAGTGCCGAGTAGTTTAAAGCAATTGGCACGTCTTGTTGTACGCGGCTTTTATTCCATTGAGGATGCGCTCATCATTGATATGTTGGTGCGTAACCCTTGCATGAAGGAAGACGATATTGCGGAGTTACTACGCTTCGAAAAGAAGCAAATGCGTGCACGCATATCAACGCTACGCAATGACAAATTCATACAGATTCGCTTAAAAATGGAGACCGGACCCGATGGCAAGGCACAAAAGGTCAACTACTACTTTATTAATTATAAGACTTTTGTGAATGTTGTCAAATACAAATTGGATTTGATGCGCAAGCGTATGGAGACAGAGGAACGTGATGCCACAAGTCGTGCCAGCTTCAAATGTACCAGCTGCGATAAGACATTTACGGATCTTGAAGCCGATCAATTGTTCGATTTCAATACTGGCGAATTCCGTTGTACTTATTGCGGTAGCTCTGTCGAGGAGGACAGCTCAGCGATGCCAAAGAAAGATTCGCGCTTAATGCTGGCACGTTTCAACGAACAATTGCAACCACTTTACGATTTGTTGCGTGAAGTGGAAGGTATTAAGCTGGCACCGGAAATACTTGAGCCTGAGCCAGTGGATATCGATACAATACGCGGGTATGTACAATTAAACTTTTTACACcaacaaaatgtatataattgcatgatttttcatttttagcaTCAACAAACCACAGAATCAACGCCCCGATGGTCAACAATGGTCTGGCGAGGCTACGCGTAATCAAGGTTTCGCCGTTGAAGAGACTCGTGTCGATATTAGTATTGGCGGTGAGATACAGGAGGCGGTTACAGAGCGTAAGGCGCGTCCTGTATGGATGACAGAGAGTACGGTTATAACCGAAGATAATCACGATGCCACTGAGGCCATACTTAACGAAGCGGCACAATCATCAACTCAACATACGATAAATGTTGGCGGTGCCACCAATAATCGCAGTAAAAAAGAGAATGAAGATATTATGTCGGTGCTATTGCAACATGAGAAGCAAACAAATCAAAAGGATGCGCAAACGAAGGGTCTTAAATATGGTTCTTCGAATGCGGACTCCAGTGATTCAAGTGATGATGAGAAAGATATCGATAATACTAAAATTCGTGAGTATAGAAAGctgtttatgttgttattgtaataataaaatatgttttacattTAGCGAAAGTTGATTACAACAACTATATCAATTCTGAATCAGAAGATGACGACGATGATGTTCCAACGGTGCATGTAGCCGGACGACCACATCCAATAGATCAAATCAATGACGAACTTATAGCTCAAATGACACAGCAGGAGAAGGAAAACTATATACATGTTTATCAACAGCATTACAGCCATATTTACGATTAAAGTCCGTTGTCTATAGTGGCGAGCATAGACTGTAAATttggaattatatatatattttactagtGAAAtcttatttcaattatattgcaattttatttaattttgttttatttgctgttgaagttcataacatttcgtttttatATTAGTAATACACTACACACTACGAATCCACTTAATAATAATGTTGAAATGCgatcattttatttgaaatcatgtcaacttcaaaataaatatatgctgcataagttataaatgaatatgtttTAACGTAATATAAGCATTAATTTattctataaattaaaaaaataagtgcgAATTgacttaaatattaataataaaacagcaataaatatttcaagtatataaacaaacatttttttcacgCCTTCACTGCTTGCTTGTGTTGAATATGcgtagcaacatgttgcttgaTGCTCTCATATACATTTATTGCACAACACGGCTCTAGCAACCAGCGAGCATCTGTTTCGTTGACATTTCAATCATTTCTGACATTTCAGCATTTTTAATTGCACACTTTCGTTATTGCATTGCATGAAATCGAgagaaaatgtaataattacgGACAAGTGTATATTATACTTAGCATTTAGCGCACATTTTATACGAGAAATGATAAATTCATGAGTTAAACGCAATACAGTGTAAGTAAAAAGTAATCGACATTTCTACACGCAATCCCATAGGCAGGCATGTGAGTGAAGCAGATTATCGTGTGCAGATAAGCGTTCTAATAAGAAAGTGTTAGCAAATGCGGCGTACGCCATGTGAGCAATGAGCAAATTGTGCAATTCAAACAAGTGTTGCGCTTATGTGTAATGCAAAACATATACGAGGCAATTGTAGTGTACAAGCTCGCTTTTAATTACACTAAATTGCAATAAGTCAAAGTAATTATCTTGTGGTATTTAGAAATAGCACTAAAATTACGACCAACTTAATTGTAACAGCATAAAATACTATATTGCATTTATACACACAACTGTAACTTTCTGGTGTTAATCAGCTGATGACagtcattgaaaaaatatttgcaaaaaagatTAGAAAAAAGTGCAAAGTGCATTTTGTCATATTTAACATGCTAGTTACAGTTCAACGCTACTTACACAacttacaaattaatttaatacaaacaaacatacatatatatgcagtgTAAATAGCTATAGCGCTCCGTACAATGTGTAAAAGTGCGCGCCTcagcaaataaacaacaatttagCACAGTAACTCCTACAAGTGCTATCACACGCCGCAAGTACATTTAAGATTTTAAGCAAATATAGTTAATTATATTGTATACGCAGCAATAAGACAATGTGATAACTGCTTACAGGCATTATACGCTCAGTTTGGAATTGAACAAGCCGGAGCATTGACATTAACGAGGCATTTAATACACAACGAAGGAGACAAGCAAGCGATTATATTTCAAGAATATACGCACTGTTAGTTAACACAACTATTGACATTAGAGCGCGTTTAGTGTTATCAACGGtaagtgaaaattttaaaagataataaaatgtaagaaaaaaGAAACGCATGTTTGTATAaagattaatgaaatatttccgCTACAGTGTTAGACGTGCAAGATTATTTCAATCAGCATCAAGGAGGGCTTGCTCACACAATTACGGACGGACGTTAGTAACAATTAACAATTGAAAGTGAACACATTGGAGTGGCATAAAGCAGACGTGCAGCGATGGCGCCGAAAATTGACAAGGAGCTATTGCCGATGAAGGCGCATTATTTCTTCTTCAATGCAGGTGTgtgaagtttatttaaattatagtgAAGAAGCATAACCATATAGATTGTAAAATGACAAAGTTGCATGTTTATCGGTATCAATGTGGCATATATAACCTCTTCAAGTCATAAACTGTTATTTCATGTCATATAAAATGAGTTTTTGTGATTTAATTATGACTGAATAATTAAAGTAAACTATATTTCGCTGAGATTgcatttttgatttaatttaatttaatttagttcatTTAATTGGTTATCACACACTTCATTATGCTTTTTCTTTCACATTTTGAGaactattttcatatataagtcTGAAATAATGCATATTcttaattaatatgtatttatttagaaattttacacacatacatacatacgtgtgtcTGCTCACCCTATCAAAAATCAATTGGCGATTTTAAATTGTCATCGACATAACGCACTTCACACACACTTCATTTataattgtttcttttttatttcgatgCAGGAACGGCGCCGGTAATGCCTTTTATGCCCACATTGGCGCGTCAATTAGGATTCTCCACAGTGGTCATTGGCACTATGTATACAATTTTGCCAATTGTTGGCATGTTGGCCAAGCCGCTTTTTGGTTTCATTGCTGATCGGTAGGTAGaacaattgattttatatatatattttattgattgaaaagccaagcgttgttattgttgttgttatatcaataaatatatgaaatgctTGAGTGAGCTAAAGATAATGCGAGAGATATAAGTcataaaacgtgaaattatagattaaatattatttgtcattacaacaacaataacatgggTCAGTAGAGCCAGATATGGTGAGAATcactaaaaatttacaaaattttgaattttttttatcttaagacttaacaaaatttttaagatttcagAAATTGTAATGCTATCATTTTTGTATATcttggaattttgaaatttggagattttcgaaaaaattttaatcaaaattaaaaaaaaccggTATTTGCCTgttcgaaatttcaaatttgcgGGATTTTCGCGATAttggaaaattgtttaattggtatttttcaaaaaccgttATTTGACtgttcgaaattttaaatttgggtTATTTTCGACATattcgaaatttgtttatttggtatttttcagAAACCGTTATTTGACtgttcgaaattttaaatttacggAATTTTCGCGATAttggaaaattgtttaattggTATTGTCCAAAAAACGTTATGTGACtgttcgaaattttaaatttgggtTATTTTCGACATAttcgaaatttgtttaattgaTAGTATTTAAAAACCGTTATTAGACTGTTCGAAATTTTACGCGATTTcgagatattaaaaaattgtttatttggtatttttcagAAACCGTTATTTGACtgttcgaaattttaaatttgcaaaattttcgaaattttctaaaattattgaattggcATTTTCAAAAACCGACtgttagaaattttaaatttacggTATTTTCGAAACATTCGAAAATCGTTTAATTGGTATTTTACAAAAACCGTTGACtgtatttcgaaaatatctccgaaataataaaatttaattcactgctattttaattaaatctctttaatttttgaatttctactaattgaatttcaaaacaTAACTTTCAGCTACCAACGTCATCGCACACTATTCCTCATCGGCGAAGTGCTCACCGCTATAGCCTTCTTTCTCATCCAGTTCACACCAGCCATTCCACAAGCGCTGCCCACAGTGGAATTTAATTGTCACGGCGGCGCGTCCACACTCAAATACTATTCCGAATTCGATAAGTGCATAGAAAACAATCTGGAGAGTTACTATGGTGAACGCGTGCTAACCTGTCAGCTGTATTGTAAAGCAAATCCAGAGCAATTGGATTTCGTTTGTGACAATTGGgtgcacaacaacagcaccagcaatgccaacaacaccagcaacaacattaCATGCCCTGAACGCAATAGTCAAAAACTGAATTTCAACACATTTTTGGATATGAGTAAAATCGAGATGCTTGGTGATCATTTATTCTTTATCATACCACATGATCGTGGTCaaattggtggtgaaaatataACGCTTAATTGTCCGCACGATAAACCGTTATTCAATACAAGTTGTCAAATTGAGTGCAATGATGAGTACTTCCACAGTGAACTCACGCAATACACGGCCATCAATAATGCCGATGTGTGGGGCATGCATCAGTTTTGGTATTTCTTCATTATGCTCATTGTAAGTTGGATCGGCATGGCCGTGGTGGTGAGTATTGGTGATGCTATATGCTTTTCGATATTGGGCGATCGCC containing:
- the LOC105215934 gene encoding general transcription factor IIE subunit 1, with product MANTKETKYVTEVPSSLKQLARLVVRGFYSIEDALIIDMLVRNPCMKEDDIAELLRFEKKQMRARISTLRNDKFIQIRLKMETGPDGKAQKVNYYFINYKTFVNVVKYKLDLMRKRMETEERDATSRASFKCTSCDKTFTDLEADQLFDFNTGEFRCTYCGSSVEEDSSAMPKKDSRLMLARFNEQLQPLYDLLREVEGIKLAPEILEPEPVDIDTIRGINKPQNQRPDGQQWSGEATRNQGFAVEETRVDISIGGEIQEAVTERKARPVWMTESTVITEDNHDATEAILNEAAQSSTQHTINVGGATNNRSKKENEDIMSVLLQHEKQTNQKDAQTKGLKYGSSNADSSDSSDDEKDIDNTKIPKVDYNNYINSESEDDDDDVPTVHVAGRPHPIDQINDELIAQMTQQEKENYIHVYQQHYSHIYD